One part of the Vicinamibacteria bacterium genome encodes these proteins:
- a CDS encoding putative molybdenum carrier protein → MSRVRQIVSGGQTGVDRAALDVALGLGLSCGGWCPKGRKAEDGPIPRRYPLLETPTPAYRQRTEWNVRDADGTLVLCCGRATGGTALTIRTARRRRRPLLVLDLSLDHSPSRVGDWLRGRRIRVLNVAGPRESSCPGIHRRATRFLRAALTSNRGRGSS, encoded by the coding sequence GTGAGCAGGGTTCGGCAGATCGTCTCCGGCGGACAGACCGGCGTGGACCGCGCCGCCCTCGACGTGGCCCTTGGCCTGGGCCTCTCTTGCGGAGGGTGGTGCCCCAAGGGCAGGAAAGCCGAGGACGGCCCTATCCCCCGGCGGTATCCGCTGCTCGAGACGCCGACCCCGGCCTACCGGCAGCGGACAGAGTGGAACGTGAGGGACGCGGACGGAACCCTGGTCCTGTGCTGCGGACGAGCGACGGGGGGGACCGCGCTCACCATTCGCACGGCGCGCCGGCGCCGGCGGCCGCTTCTGGTCCTGGACCTCAGTCTGGACCATTCCCCGTCCCGGGTCGGGGACTGGCTCCGCGGGCGCAGGATCCGCGTGCTGAACGTGGCCGGGCCCCGCGAGAGCAGCTGCCCCGGCATCCATCGCCGAGCCACGCGCTTCCTCAGGGCGGCCCTCACTTCCAATCGAGGGAGAGGTTCTTCCTAA